A genomic region of Alistipes megaguti contains the following coding sequences:
- a CDS encoding GRP family sugar transporter has product MYIVGSYFTAVVFCLITMLCWGSWGNTQKLASKSWRYELFYWDYVIGMVIFALLLGLTMGSIGDAGRPFLTDLGQAAAASIGWVLLGGVIFNASNILLSASVSLAGMAVAFPLGVGIALVLGVIINYVGAPAGNPLILFLGVALIVLAIICNGIASGRMQHGEENRKNNRKGLILALVAGILMSLFYRFVVMGMDVENFQAPAGGMLTPYSAIFIFSLGVLVSNLLFNTLVMRWPFVGEPVGYGTYFKGSLSTHMVGMLGGAIWCLGTAFSYIASGEAGPAISYALGQGAPMIAAIWGVFIWKEFKGASRLVNGLLTLMFLLFIGGLALIIAAGN; this is encoded by the coding sequence CTGTCTGATTACGATGCTGTGCTGGGGTTCCTGGGGCAACACCCAGAAATTGGCCTCGAAGAGCTGGAGATACGAGCTCTTCTACTGGGACTATGTCATCGGCATGGTCATCTTCGCACTCCTGCTCGGGTTGACGATGGGCAGCATCGGCGATGCGGGCCGGCCCTTCCTCACGGATCTCGGGCAGGCCGCCGCAGCATCCATCGGCTGGGTACTGCTCGGCGGCGTGATCTTCAACGCCTCGAACATCCTGCTTTCGGCCTCCGTATCGCTGGCCGGCATGGCCGTCGCTTTCCCGCTGGGCGTCGGAATCGCCCTGGTGCTGGGCGTTATCATCAACTACGTCGGAGCCCCTGCGGGGAATCCGCTCATCCTCTTCCTCGGAGTGGCTCTTATCGTGCTGGCCATCATCTGCAACGGCATCGCCTCGGGTCGGATGCAGCACGGCGAGGAGAACCGGAAGAACAACCGAAAGGGATTGATCCTCGCCCTCGTTGCCGGTATTCTGATGTCGCTCTTTTACCGCTTTGTCGTCATGGGCATGGATGTCGAGAACTTCCAGGCCCCGGCCGGGGGAATGCTGACGCCCTATTCGGCCATCTTCATCTTCTCGCTCGGCGTACTGGTCAGCAACCTGCTCTTCAACACGCTGGTCATGCGCTGGCCCTTCGTCGGCGAACCCGTCGGCTATGGCACCTATTTCAAGGGATCCCTTTCCACGCACATGGTCGGCATGCTGGGCGGTGCCATCTGGTGTCTGGGTACGGCCTTCAGCTACATCGCCTCCGGAGAGGCGGGCCCGGCCATCTCCTATGCCCTGGGACAGGGTGCTCCGATGATCGCCGCCATCTGGGGGGTCTTCATCTGGAAAGAGTTCAAGGGAGCCTCCAGACTGGTCAACGGGCTGCTGACCCTGATGTTCCTGCTCTTTATCGGAGGTCTCGCTCTCATTATCGCTGCCGGAAACTAA
- a CDS encoding Gfo/Idh/MocA family protein, giving the protein MKQLLWTLCALAALGAASCTQSPKDYRIVDGVIVTETPPRQEGQQSVLGLRCEPIDTVRVGFIGLGMRGPGAVERFTHLDGVEIRALCDLYPERVDSAQAILTRRGLPQAASYSGEEGWKELCNRSDLDLVYICTPWQLHVPMAVYAMQQGKHVAVEVPAATSLEECWQLVNTAEQTQRHCMMLENCVYDFFELTTLNMAQQGLFGELLHAEGSYIHNLEEFWDYYQGNWRLAFNQQHRGDVYATHGLGPACQLLDIHRGDRMTRLVSMDTPSVNGLALAREKMGAEQFANGDHTLTLIQTQRGRTILLEHNVYTPRPYSRMYQVTGTKGFANKYPIEGYAFQPEQLSGSGIPDHENLSAHSFVSDEVRTALMEQYKHPITRELEAKAREVGGHGGMDFIMDYRLIYCLHNGLPLDQDVYDAAEWSCIGALTALSLEHNNAPVAVPDFTRGDWNKIDGYRHALVEP; this is encoded by the coding sequence ATGAAACAACTGCTTTGGACTCTCTGTGCTCTGGCGGCCCTCGGCGCCGCCTCCTGCACGCAATCACCGAAAGATTACCGCATCGTCGACGGCGTGATCGTCACCGAGACCCCGCCCCGTCAGGAGGGGCAACAATCCGTACTGGGACTCCGCTGCGAGCCGATCGATACCGTACGCGTCGGGTTCATCGGACTCGGCATGCGCGGTCCGGGGGCTGTCGAACGGTTCACCCACCTCGACGGCGTCGAGATCCGCGCCCTCTGCGACCTCTATCCCGAGCGGGTCGACAGCGCTCAGGCCATCCTGACACGCCGGGGGCTTCCCCAGGCCGCTTCGTACAGCGGCGAGGAGGGTTGGAAAGAGCTTTGCAACCGGTCGGATCTGGACCTGGTCTACATCTGTACGCCGTGGCAGCTGCACGTTCCAATGGCGGTTTACGCCATGCAGCAGGGCAAGCATGTCGCCGTGGAGGTACCGGCCGCCACCTCGCTCGAGGAGTGCTGGCAACTGGTCAATACCGCCGAGCAGACGCAACGCCACTGCATGATGCTCGAAAACTGCGTCTACGACTTCTTCGAACTCACCACGCTGAACATGGCTCAGCAGGGGCTCTTCGGAGAACTCCTGCATGCCGAAGGCTCCTACATCCACAACCTCGAGGAGTTCTGGGACTACTACCAGGGGAACTGGCGTCTGGCATTCAACCAGCAGCACCGCGGTGATGTCTACGCCACACACGGTCTGGGGCCGGCCTGCCAGCTCCTTGACATCCATCGCGGCGACCGGATGACCCGGCTGGTATCGATGGACACCCCCTCGGTCAACGGTCTGGCCCTGGCCCGGGAAAAGATGGGCGCCGAGCAGTTTGCCAACGGGGACCACACCCTGACGCTGATCCAGACCCAGCGGGGACGCACGATCCTGCTCGAGCACAACGTCTACACGCCGCGCCCCTACAGCCGGATGTACCAGGTGACCGGCACAAAGGGATTTGCCAACAAGTATCCGATCGAGGGGTACGCCTTCCAGCCGGAACAGCTCTCCGGTTCCGGAATCCCCGATCATGAGAATCTGAGCGCCCACAGCTTCGTTTCGGACGAGGTACGGACCGCCCTGATGGAGCAGTACAAGCATCCGATCACCCGCGAACTCGAGGCAAAAGCCCGCGAAGTCGGCGGACACGGAGGTATGGACTTCATCATGGATTACCGGTTGATCTACTGTCTGCACAACGGTCTGCCGCTCGATCAGGATGTCTACGACGCCGCCGAATGGTCGTGCATCGGAGCCTTGACCGCCCTCTCGCTCGAGCACAACAACGCTCCGGTGGCCGTTCCGGACTTTACACGCGGCGACTGGAACAAAATCGACGGATACCGGCACGCCCTCGTAGAACCGTAA
- the ahcY gene encoding adenosylhomocysteinase has protein sequence MFLDTTLPYKVADLSLAEWGRKEIEISEHEMPGLMAVRRKYGPKKPLKGVRIMGSLHMTIQTAVLIETLVELGAEVRWCSCNIFSTQDHAAAAIAKEGIPVFAWKGETLPEYWWCTAMAMSFPGGKGPQLVVDDGGDATLLIHKGFKAENDASTLDCAPSSYEEEVILSTLRQVLAEDPQKWHRTVAEWKGVSEETTTGVHRLYQMQAAGELLVPAINVNDSCTKSKFDNLYGCRESLADGIKRATDVMIAGKVVVVCGYGDVGKGCARSMRSYGARVIVTEIDPICALQAAMEGFEVKTVESALAEGNIYVTCTGNCDIITLEHMERMRDQAIVCNIGHFDNEIQMARLEKSDAVKMNIKPQVDKYTFPDGHSIFILAEGRLVNLGCATGHPSFVMSNSFTNQCLAQMELWQEDLKVDVYRLPKHLDEEVARLHLDNLGVELTHLTQKQADYIGVPVEGPYKAEHYRY, from the coding sequence ATGTTTTTGGACACAACGCTTCCCTATAAGGTAGCCGACCTGTCGCTGGCCGAGTGGGGACGCAAGGAGATCGAGATCTCCGAGCACGAAATGCCGGGCCTGATGGCCGTACGACGCAAATATGGCCCCAAGAAACCGCTGAAAGGGGTCCGCATCATGGGCTCGCTACACATGACGATCCAGACGGCGGTGCTGATCGAGACGCTCGTCGAACTGGGCGCCGAGGTGCGCTGGTGCTCGTGCAACATCTTCTCGACGCAGGACCACGCCGCGGCGGCCATCGCCAAGGAGGGGATTCCGGTCTTCGCCTGGAAGGGCGAGACCCTGCCCGAGTACTGGTGGTGCACGGCCATGGCGATGTCGTTCCCGGGCGGTAAGGGCCCGCAGCTGGTTGTCGACGACGGAGGCGATGCCACGCTGCTGATCCACAAGGGCTTCAAGGCCGAAAACGACGCCTCGACGCTTGACTGTGCCCCCTCGTCCTATGAGGAGGAGGTGATCCTCTCGACGCTCCGGCAGGTACTGGCCGAGGATCCGCAGAAATGGCACCGCACGGTGGCCGAGTGGAAGGGCGTGAGCGAGGAGACCACGACGGGTGTACACCGCCTCTACCAGATGCAGGCTGCCGGCGAACTGCTTGTTCCGGCCATCAACGTCAACGATTCGTGCACCAAGTCGAAGTTCGACAACCTCTATGGCTGCCGTGAATCGCTGGCCGACGGCATCAAGCGCGCCACGGACGTCATGATCGCCGGCAAGGTGGTAGTCGTGTGTGGCTACGGCGACGTGGGCAAGGGTTGCGCACGCTCGATGCGCTCGTACGGCGCACGGGTAATCGTCACGGAGATCGACCCGATCTGCGCACTGCAGGCCGCCATGGAGGGCTTCGAGGTGAAGACCGTCGAGAGCGCCCTGGCCGAGGGCAACATCTACGTCACCTGCACGGGCAACTGCGACATCATCACGCTCGAACACATGGAGCGGATGCGTGACCAGGCGATCGTCTGCAACATCGGCCACTTCGACAACGAGATCCAGATGGCGCGACTGGAGAAGTCCGATGCCGTGAAGATGAACATCAAGCCGCAGGTCGACAAGTACACCTTCCCCGACGGCCACTCGATCTTCATCCTGGCCGAGGGACGACTGGTCAACCTGGGTTGCGCCACGGGGCACCCGTCGTTCGTCATGTCGAACTCCTTCACGAACCAGTGCCTGGCTCAGATGGAGCTGTGGCAGGAGGATCTGAAGGTGGATGTCTACCGCCTGCCGAAACACCTCGACGAGGAGGTGGCACGCCTCCACCTGGACAACCTGGGCGTCGAGCTGACCCACCTGACGCAGAAACAGGCCGACTACATCGGCGTACCGGTCGAGGGTCCCTACAAGGCCGAGCACTACCGCTATTGA
- a CDS encoding riboflavin kinase, whose protein sequence is MERVVIEGVVEHGRRLGRELGFPTANLAVAADLPLTDGVYRSRVEIDGRWYDAMSNLGCNPSVGGSERRLETHVFDLTESLYGRRLRVELVEKIRDERRFATVEELREQIARDRERIRELIAAEGAAEGV, encoded by the coding sequence ATGGAACGGGTGGTGATCGAAGGGGTGGTGGAGCATGGACGGCGCCTGGGCCGGGAGTTGGGCTTTCCGACGGCCAATCTGGCCGTGGCGGCGGACCTTCCGCTGACGGATGGGGTCTATCGCTCGCGGGTCGAGATCGACGGCCGCTGGTACGACGCCATGTCGAACCTGGGCTGCAACCCTTCGGTGGGGGGATCGGAACGCCGCCTCGAGACCCATGTCTTTGACCTGACGGAGTCGCTCTACGGACGCCGCCTGCGGGTCGAACTCGTGGAGAAGATCCGCGACGAACGGCGTTTTGCCACGGTGGAGGAGCTCCGCGAACAGATCGCCCGCGACCGGGAGCGGATCCGCGAGCTGATCGCCGCCGAGGGGGCCGCCGAGGGGGTTTGA
- a CDS encoding AI-2E family transporter: MKTTPQTVLKFIVGAVIVTAVLFLVWYFSSIVVYILVSAVLAVMGRPLVKRLSDLRIRGWRVPRWLAALVTLVVIWAIFAACFSLFVPLVFNKINQFAHVDFTVVMSSISEPVARAQHDLQHLFALPESTFSLSDELTTAMRQIIDLDSLNRLFSSVIGVVVSLVIAVFSISFITFFFLKEEGLFYAMVTAVFPEHYHENITRALDSVTLLLGRYFTGILTESLLLMIAVSLVMMAFGMTMADAAFIGLIMGAMNVVPYAGPLIGGILSVLVGIVTPIEGMPVGHTVLVIVCTLLVIKGMDDFILQPTLYSKRVKAHPLEVFLVILIAGSLAGILGMLLAIPSYTVLRVFAKEFFSQFSLVRKLTEKI; the protein is encoded by the coding sequence ATGAAGACGACGCCACAGACGGTTCTGAAGTTCATCGTGGGTGCGGTCATCGTCACGGCCGTGCTCTTTCTGGTGTGGTACTTCTCGTCGATCGTCGTCTATATACTGGTATCGGCCGTTCTGGCCGTCATGGGGCGACCGCTGGTGAAGCGGCTGTCGGATCTTCGCATCCGGGGCTGGCGGGTTCCGCGTTGGCTGGCGGCGCTGGTGACGCTCGTGGTGATCTGGGCGATCTTTGCGGCCTGCTTTTCGCTCTTCGTGCCGCTGGTCTTCAACAAGATCAACCAGTTTGCCCATGTGGACTTCACGGTCGTCATGTCGAGCATCAGCGAACCCGTAGCGCGGGCGCAGCATGATCTGCAGCACCTCTTCGCCCTGCCCGAGAGCACCTTCTCGCTCTCCGATGAGCTGACGACGGCCATGCGTCAGATCATCGACCTCGATTCGTTGAACCGTCTCTTCTCGTCGGTCATCGGCGTGGTGGTCTCGCTGGTCATCGCCGTCTTCTCGATCTCGTTCATCACCTTCTTCTTCCTCAAGGAGGAGGGGCTCTTCTACGCCATGGTCACGGCGGTCTTCCCCGAACACTACCACGAAAATATCACCCGCGCACTGGATTCGGTGACGCTGCTGCTGGGCCGTTACTTCACGGGCATCCTCACGGAGAGTCTGCTGCTGATGATTGCCGTCTCGCTGGTGATGATGGCCTTCGGAATGACGATGGCCGATGCGGCCTTCATCGGGCTGATCATGGGGGCGATGAATGTCGTGCCCTACGCCGGACCGCTGATCGGCGGCATTCTGTCGGTGCTGGTGGGTATCGTGACGCCGATCGAGGGGATGCCCGTCGGGCATACGGTGCTGGTGATCGTCTGCACGCTGCTGGTCATCAAGGGAATGGATGACTTCATCCTCCAGCCGACGCTCTACTCGAAGCGGGTCAAGGCCCATCCGCTGGAGGTCTTTCTGGTGATCCTGATTGCCGGATCGCTGGCCGGGATTCTGGGTATGCTGCTGGCCATCCCCTCGTATACGGTGCTGCGGGTCTTCGCCAAGGAGTTCTTCTCGCAGTTCAGCCTGGTGCGCAAACTGACCGAAAAGATCTGA